A stretch of Deltaproteobacteria bacterium DNA encodes these proteins:
- the xerD gene encoding site-specific tyrosine recombinase XerD, with the protein MQEDWKYFDLYLNHLKLERNLSPNTLESYARDLRLFYDFILKQSRIKFSKITEVQVREFINAQFDKGSRAKTLARRLSALRMFFRYGLEEKFFSNNPMENIELPKLSKRLPQFLTEAEINELLTKPDLTTPIGLRDKAMLEVAYACGLRVSELVQITMGDIHFNEGIVKVLGKGGKERWVPAGRSALAAMKDYAELARPHLLRKKLSPYFFLSQKGGRLTRQQFFLQLKKYAKLAGITKNISPHKLRHTFATHLIEHGADLRSVQTMLGHADLSSTQIYTHVTGERLRKIYDLHPRAKLRAKK; encoded by the coding sequence ATGCAAGAGGATTGGAAGTATTTCGATCTGTACCTCAATCACCTTAAATTAGAACGTAATTTAAGCCCTAATACCCTTGAAAGTTATGCCAGGGATTTGCGTTTGTTTTATGATTTTATTTTAAAGCAAAGCAGAATTAAATTTTCAAAAATTACTGAAGTACAAGTTCGCGAATTTATTAACGCTCAGTTTGACAAAGGGTCTCGAGCCAAAACGTTAGCCCGCCGATTGTCGGCCTTGCGAATGTTTTTTCGATATGGGTTAGAAGAAAAGTTTTTTTCCAACAATCCCATGGAAAATATTGAACTGCCAAAATTATCTAAAAGATTACCTCAATTTTTGACCGAAGCGGAGATCAACGAATTATTAACGAAACCAGATTTAACCACCCCGATTGGTCTGCGCGATAAAGCCATGCTTGAGGTGGCTTATGCCTGTGGATTAAGGGTCTCCGAGTTGGTGCAAATAACCATGGGGGATATTCATTTTAATGAAGGCATTGTGAAGGTGTTGGGTAAGGGTGGCAAAGAACGATGGGTGCCAGCGGGGCGTTCGGCCTTGGCTGCTATGAAAGATTATGCAGAATTAGCCAGGCCTCATTTACTTCGAAAAAAATTGTCGCCTTATTTTTTTCTTTCTCAAAAAGGTGGTCGATTAACCAGACAACAATTTTTTTTACAGCTCAAAAAATATGCTAAGCTAGCCGGCATCACAAAAAACATCAGCCCTCATAAACTACGGCATACTTTTGCCACGCATTTAATTGAGCATGGGGCAGATTTGCGTTCGGTGCAAACCATGTTGGGACACGCCGATCTCAGCAGCACCCAAATTTATACCCACGTCACCGGCGAACGATTACGCAAAATCTACGACCTCCACCCCCGCGCTAAACTTAGAGCCAAAAAGTAA